A region of Arabidopsis thaliana chromosome 5, partial sequence DNA encodes the following proteins:
- a CDS encoding uncharacterized protein (unknown protein; BEST Arabidopsis thaliana protein match is: unknown protein (TAIR:AT5G50610.1); Has 30201 Blast hits to 17322 proteins in 780 species: Archae - 12; Bacteria - 1396; Metazoa - 17338; Fungi - 3422; Plants - 5037; Viruses - 0; Other Eukaryotes - 2996 (source: NCBI BLink).), translated as MDPVIAMQEAQSNNGPRTYKKPFLNFLDRLSLSFIVVVFCVIVVFSPIWLQFSNSFFLFTIPRVINYILNPKVLFILTNVIVIILIGESRISRPRSSLPASALLRSHSYGLWSNENVRVEMGYQRFLEENIDRPRLGEGKICKLSPLEMDSLNQRADDLIARVNRQRRLEIGLLHRRIDEGHISL; from the coding sequence ATGGATCCCGTAATCGCCATGCAAGAGGCCCAAAGTAACAACGGACCAAGAACCTACAAGAAGccatttcttaattttcttgaCCGCCTCTCCTTGTCATTTATCGTAGTTGTTTTCTGCGTTATTGTAGTTTTTAGTCCAATTTGGCTTCAATTTTCtaatagttttttcttattcacCATCCCTAGAGTTATTAATTACATCTTAAACCCTAAGGTTTTATTCATTCTCACAAATGTTATCGTGATCATCCTCATCGGAGAATCAAGGATTTCTAGACCAAGATCTTCTCTTCCAGCTAGCGCATTACTGAGAAGCCATTCTTATGGTTTGTGGTCTAATGAAAATGTGAGGGTGGAAATGGGATATCAACGATTTTTGGAAGAGAATATTGATCGACCGAGGCTCGGAGAAGGCAAGATATGTAAGCTTAGTCCGTTGGAGATGGATTCATTAAACCAGAGGGCTGATGATCTGATCGCTCGTGTGAACAGACAGAGGAGGCTTGAAATTGGGCTGTTACATAGACGCATAGACGAAGGCCACATATCATTATAG